From the genome of Rathayibacter sp. VKM Ac-2759, one region includes:
- a CDS encoding FtsW/RodA/SpoVE family cell cycle protein yields MTAAATTTRSDAPKRERPRFLRQRLRNLELLLLIGACLIDASAILLVQLGALGAVDTTLVSLGAGLSALVLIVHVVLRFAAPEADPFLLPIATVLNGLGVAEIYRIDIADGATGWESVAVRQIFWSALAIVAAITVLLVIRNHRVLFRYTYVAGFAAIVLLLLPLVPFIGKEVSGARVWIGIGDFFSFQPGEIAKIALAVFFSGYLVRNRDSLSMVGKTFLRMRFPRLRDLGPILVVWAVSMAVIVFQRDLGTALLYFGLFLVMLYVATGRTSWVLIGVGLFLGGAILASQTLGYVGNRFANWLDAFNPERYSADPGGSYQLVQGLFGLAHGGLLGTGLGQGMPDITPVPQSDYIIASLGEELGLAGLFAIFGLYLLLVSRGFRIGFAGQDDFGRLLGVGLSFVIALQCFIVIGGVTRVIPLTGLTTPFLAAGGSSLVANWMIVAVLLRLSDTVRNQPRLVV; encoded by the coding sequence GTGACCGCCGCCGCGACGACCACCCGATCCGACGCCCCGAAGCGCGAGCGACCGCGCTTCCTCCGGCAGCGTCTGCGCAACCTCGAGCTGCTCCTCCTGATCGGCGCCTGCCTGATCGACGCGTCCGCGATCCTCCTGGTGCAGCTGGGCGCGCTCGGCGCCGTCGACACCACGCTCGTCTCCCTCGGTGCGGGCCTCTCGGCGCTGGTGCTGATCGTGCACGTGGTGCTGCGATTCGCGGCTCCGGAGGCGGATCCCTTCCTCCTCCCGATCGCCACGGTCCTCAACGGCCTGGGCGTCGCCGAGATCTACCGCATCGACATCGCCGACGGCGCGACCGGCTGGGAGTCCGTCGCCGTCCGCCAGATCTTCTGGAGCGCCCTGGCGATCGTCGCGGCGATCACGGTCCTGCTCGTCATCCGCAACCACCGCGTCCTGTTCCGCTACACCTACGTCGCGGGCTTCGCCGCCATCGTGCTGCTCCTGCTGCCGCTCGTGCCCTTCATCGGCAAGGAAGTCAGCGGCGCCCGCGTCTGGATCGGCATCGGCGACTTCTTCAGCTTCCAGCCCGGCGAGATCGCGAAGATCGCCCTCGCGGTCTTCTTCTCGGGCTACCTCGTGCGCAACCGCGACTCGCTCTCGATGGTCGGGAAGACGTTCCTCCGGATGCGGTTCCCGCGGCTGCGCGATCTCGGCCCGATCCTCGTGGTCTGGGCCGTCTCGATGGCGGTCATCGTGTTCCAGCGCGACCTCGGCACGGCGCTGCTCTACTTCGGCCTCTTCCTGGTGATGCTCTACGTCGCCACGGGCCGCACGAGCTGGGTCCTGATCGGCGTCGGACTGTTCCTCGGCGGCGCGATCCTCGCCAGCCAGACGCTCGGCTACGTCGGCAACCGCTTCGCCAACTGGCTCGACGCCTTCAACCCCGAGCGCTACAGCGCCGATCCCGGCGGCAGCTACCAGCTGGTGCAGGGCCTGTTCGGCCTCGCGCACGGCGGCCTGCTCGGCACCGGCCTCGGGCAGGGCATGCCCGACATCACGCCGGTCCCCCAGTCCGACTACATCATCGCGAGCCTCGGCGAGGAGCTCGGGCTCGCGGGCCTCTTCGCGATCTTCGGGCTCTACCTGCTGCTCGTGTCGCGCGGCTTCCGGATCGGCTTCGCCGGGCAGGACGACTTCGGCCGTCTCCTGGGCGTGGGGCTCTCGTTCGTCATCGCCCTGCAGTGCTTCATCGTGATCGGAGGCGTCACCCGCGTCATCCCGCTCACCGGCCTGACCACTCCGTTCCTCGCGGCCGGCGGCTCGTCGCTGGTGGCCAACTGGATGATCGTCGCTGTGCTCCTGCGCCTCTCCGACACAGTCCGCAATCAGCCCCGTCTGGTGGTCTGA
- a CDS encoding Stp1/IreP family PP2C-type Ser/Thr phosphatase, with product MASTREGTPAGGAARESAAVSHVGRIRSNNQDSGYAGRELFVVADGMGGHAGGDVASSIAIKRIAEADRRYASTYEAEDELKRTLLAANTLLAEAVIDHPELTGMGTTVSAIVRVGESVAIAHIGDSRIYVLRDGKLEQVTTDHTFVQRLVDSGRITEEEAMTHPRRSVLMRVLGDVHTNPEIDTLTLETEPGDRWLICSDGLSGVVPHDEIQKELSRDETAQQVADRLIRDSLSHGAPDNVTVVILDVPGANATAQVLEPSSEPVIVGSAAAPTPLSTDDSQNRIRIPGLRLHTRAPAAQGPTHFEPASEDYLDELIEEDRRRHLRRRITWLVGLSLVLIAGFLGVLLAYDWTQSRFYVGTDGDTVIIYQGIQQSVGPLSLSSVKEDTGIPVDSLREYDVEQLEQTISADSYASAVDIVERLTDANGAP from the coding sequence GTGGCTTCCACCCGTGAGGGCACCCCGGCCGGCGGTGCGGCGCGCGAGAGCGCCGCCGTCTCGCACGTCGGGCGCATCCGCTCCAACAACCAGGACTCGGGCTACGCGGGCCGCGAGCTCTTCGTCGTCGCCGACGGCATGGGCGGTCACGCGGGAGGCGACGTCGCCTCCTCGATCGCGATCAAGCGCATCGCCGAGGCCGACCGCCGCTACGCCTCCACCTATGAGGCCGAGGACGAGCTCAAGCGCACCCTCCTCGCCGCCAACACCCTGCTGGCCGAGGCCGTCATCGACCACCCCGAGCTCACCGGCATGGGCACGACCGTCAGCGCGATCGTCCGCGTCGGCGAGTCCGTCGCCATCGCCCACATCGGCGACTCGCGGATCTACGTCCTCCGCGACGGCAAGCTCGAGCAGGTCACCACCGACCACACCTTCGTGCAGCGCCTCGTCGACTCCGGGCGCATCACCGAGGAGGAGGCGATGACGCACCCGCGCCGCTCCGTCCTCATGCGGGTCCTCGGCGATGTGCACACCAACCCCGAGATCGACACGCTGACGCTCGAGACCGAGCCGGGCGACCGCTGGCTGATCTGCTCCGACGGCCTCTCGGGCGTCGTCCCGCACGACGAGATCCAGAAGGAGCTCTCGCGCGACGAGACCGCCCAGCAGGTCGCCGACCGGCTGATCCGCGACAGCCTCTCGCACGGCGCTCCCGACAACGTGACCGTCGTGATCCTCGACGTCCCCGGCGCGAACGCCACGGCGCAGGTGCTCGAGCCGAGCTCCGAGCCCGTGATCGTCGGCTCGGCGGCGGCCCCGACTCCGCTCAGCACCGACGACTCGCAGAACCGGATCCGCATCCCCGGTCTCCGCCTGCACACCCGCGCTCCCGCCGCGCAGGGCCCCACCCACTTCGAGCCCGCCTCCGAGGACTACCTCGACGAGCTCATCGAGGAGGACCGCCGCCGGCACCTCCGCCGCCGCATCACCTGGCTGGTGGGTCTCTCGCTCGTGCTGATCGCCGGTTTCCTCGGCGTCCTGCTCGCCTACGACTGGACCCAGTCGCGCTTCTACGTCGGCACCGACGGCGACACCGTGATCATCTACCAGGGCATCCAGCAGTCGGTCGGCCCGCTCTCGCTCTCCTCGGTCAAGGAGGACACCGGGATCCCGGTCGACTCCCTCCGCGAGTACGACGTCGAGCAGCTCGAGCAGACCATCAGCGCCGACTCGTACGCGAGCGCCGTCGACATCGTCGAGCGCCTGACGGATGCGAACGGAGCACCGTGA
- a CDS encoding FHA domain-containing protein, with the protein MSELTLFVLRIAFLALLWFFVFGIVYALRSDLFGQRVRKLPAGAAQPAASDAPFVTAAQPVVAAQAQAQPAPAPAAPSARRTREAQSERTDSGGVATVHTAQRLVITSGPKRGTELELTGEPLTIGRSSESTLVIRDDYTSTHHARLLIWNDEWMIQDLDSTNGTFLDGRRVGAPTKVPLNTPVKVGTTTFELRRS; encoded by the coding sequence ATGAGCGAGCTCACTCTGTTCGTGCTGCGCATCGCGTTCCTCGCGCTGCTGTGGTTCTTCGTGTTCGGCATCGTCTACGCGCTGCGCTCGGACCTGTTCGGGCAGCGGGTCCGCAAGCTCCCCGCCGGAGCCGCACAGCCCGCCGCGAGCGACGCCCCGTTCGTCACGGCGGCCCAGCCCGTCGTCGCGGCGCAGGCGCAGGCCCAGCCGGCGCCGGCCCCCGCCGCCCCCTCGGCCAGGCGGACCCGCGAGGCCCAGTCCGAGCGCACCGATTCCGGAGGCGTCGCCACGGTCCACACGGCCCAGCGCCTGGTGATCACCTCGGGTCCCAAGCGCGGCACCGAGCTCGAGCTCACCGGCGAGCCGCTCACGATCGGCCGCTCCTCCGAGTCGACCCTCGTGATCCGCGACGACTACACCTCGACCCACCACGCGCGCCTCCTGATCTGGAACGACGAGTGGATGATCCAGGACCTCGACTCGACCAACGGCACCTTCCTCGACGGCCGCCGCGTCGGCGCGCCCACCAAGGTGCCGCTGAACACCCCCGTCAAGGTCGGCACGACGACCTTCGAGCTGCGGCGGTCGTAG
- a CDS encoding DUF3662 and FHA domain-containing protein, with amino-acid sequence MGILDNFEKGLERVVNGAFARTFKSGLQPVELASALRRELDTSAAIVSRDRILVPNSITLRMSTADLDRMERMGSTLIDELTTAATEHAKKQGFRFSGPVDISLAADESLSDGMVEVDSRSVKGTVAYSPVLDIDGKRYPLTKSRTVIGRGSDADITVDDSGTSRKHVEILWDGSRAQVHDLGSTNGSKLDGRPVTQAPLSPEQTISIGRTRIVFRIVQGGAPAKAPRTSGRAGRSSDGFWDDRL; translated from the coding sequence GTGGGCATACTGGACAACTTCGAGAAGGGACTCGAGCGCGTCGTCAACGGCGCTTTCGCGAGGACCTTCAAGTCGGGGCTGCAGCCGGTCGAGCTCGCGTCCGCGCTCCGGAGGGAGCTCGACACGAGCGCCGCGATCGTCAGCCGCGACCGCATCCTGGTCCCGAACAGCATCACCCTGCGCATGTCCACCGCCGATCTCGATCGCATGGAGCGGATGGGCTCGACGCTCATCGACGAGCTCACGACCGCCGCGACCGAGCACGCCAAGAAGCAGGGCTTCCGCTTCTCCGGGCCCGTCGACATCTCCCTCGCCGCCGACGAGTCGCTCAGCGACGGGATGGTCGAGGTCGACTCCCGGAGCGTCAAGGGCACCGTCGCCTACTCCCCCGTCCTCGACATCGACGGCAAGCGCTATCCCCTCACGAAGTCGCGCACCGTCATCGGCCGCGGGAGCGACGCCGACATCACGGTCGACGACTCGGGCACCTCGCGCAAGCACGTCGAGATCCTGTGGGACGGTTCGCGCGCCCAGGTGCACGATCTCGGCTCGACCAACGGCTCCAAGCTCGACGGCAGGCCCGTCACCCAGGCTCCGCTCTCGCCCGAGCAGACCATCTCGATCGGGCGCACGCGGATCGTGTTCCGCATCGTCCAGGGTGGCGCGCCGGCGAAGGCCCCCCGCACGTCCGGCCGCGCCGGGCGCTCCTCCGACGGATTCTGGGACGATCGGCTATGA
- a CDS encoding glycoside hydrolase family 16 protein → MFTDGFAAGRLDPERWIDHYLPQWTTPERSRARYDLDADGLLLRIDADQPPWRDEDGPMRVSNLQTATFAGPLGSAIGTHRHTSELRVRTEVPTRRLWTPSGGRVEAVLEASPHPDCMLALWLVGLEDSGPDDSGEITVAELFGSLRGERRSTVRTGVKAIDDPRLTTDVVDVDLPIDTAEPHTYAVEWSEAGVALFVDGALVHTVRQALPYPLQLMLDLFEFPEAVPRDPAAYPRTARARSVCGTP, encoded by the coding sequence GTGTTCACCGACGGATTCGCAGCGGGCCGCCTCGACCCCGAGCGCTGGATCGACCACTACCTGCCGCAGTGGACGACTCCGGAGCGCTCACGGGCCCGCTACGACCTCGACGCCGACGGACTGCTCCTCCGTATCGACGCCGACCAGCCGCCGTGGCGCGACGAGGACGGCCCGATGCGCGTCTCGAACCTGCAGACCGCGACGTTCGCGGGCCCCCTCGGCTCCGCGATCGGCACTCACCGCCACACCTCGGAGCTCCGCGTGCGCACCGAGGTGCCGACCCGTCGGCTGTGGACCCCGAGCGGCGGCCGCGTGGAGGCCGTCCTCGAGGCGAGCCCCCACCCCGACTGCATGCTCGCGCTCTGGCTGGTCGGCCTCGAGGATTCCGGGCCCGACGACTCCGGCGAGATCACCGTCGCCGAGCTCTTCGGCTCTCTCCGCGGCGAGCGCCGCTCGACCGTCCGCACCGGAGTGAAGGCGATCGACGATCCGCGCCTCACGACCGACGTCGTCGACGTCGACCTCCCGATCGACACCGCCGAACCGCACACCTACGCGGTCGAGTGGTCGGAGGCGGGCGTCGCGCTCTTCGTCGACGGCGCGCTCGTGCACACGGTCCGCCAGGCCCTGCCCTACCCGCTCCAGCTCATGCTCGACCTCTTCGAGTTCCCGGAGGCGGTCCCCCGCGACCCGGCCGCCTACCCCCGCACCGCCCGCGCCCGCAGCGTCTGCGGCACCCCCTGA
- a CDS encoding nitroreductase/quinone reductase family protein, with protein MADFNEIIIDEFRANGGTVTTAGFGRSLVLVHHTGARSGEERIAPLMAIRTSDDVWLIAASAAGAPRHPAWFHNLIAHPDTEIETPDDGTVPVRARVLEEGSERDEGWARFTSASDGFKGYERKTTRVIPVVELTRR; from the coding sequence ATGGCCGACTTCAACGAGATCATCATCGACGAGTTCCGCGCGAACGGCGGCACCGTCACGACCGCCGGCTTCGGCCGCAGCCTCGTGCTCGTGCACCACACCGGCGCCCGCTCGGGCGAGGAGCGGATCGCCCCGCTGATGGCGATCCGCACCTCCGACGACGTCTGGCTGATCGCCGCGTCCGCCGCCGGGGCCCCGAGGCACCCCGCCTGGTTCCACAACCTCATCGCGCACCCCGACACCGAGATCGAGACCCCCGACGACGGCACCGTCCCCGTGCGCGCCCGCGTCCTCGAGGAGGGCTCCGAGCGCGACGAGGGCTGGGCGCGCTTCACCTCCGCCTCCGACGGCTTCAAGGGCTACGAGCGCAAGACCACCCGCGTCATCCCGGTCGTCGAGCTCACCCGCCGCTGA
- a CDS encoding ROK family transcriptional regulator gives MAGAVGPSSNALLRRHNLAAIATLVHRNGPTSRADLGRLTGLNRSAVANLVGELTELGWVEEETTAPDGRIGRPSATVVPGRAFAVVGVHLDTDAIIVGLVGLNGDLLRRVRFDTPKPASPDTVVRVVTGIVEGFRAERESHRILLGAGVAVPGLVQADSGFVHLAPHLGWRNVDLSSKLARALDLPVSVGNDASLGAIGESLFGAARGVADVVYVTGGAGGIGGGVIIGGIPLQGSSGFAAELGHTLVAAGGRRCSCGRHGCLEAEVRMRSLLDVLGARVLDQDELDIALGTSRDPAVLAEVARQVDLLSEGLSTYINLFNPTAVVLGGFLGSLLTVDRERLAARVSARALSDLARGVRIERAALRSRLELVGAAELPWRRALADPAAAAGDSDPPPDAIASVDALGASA, from the coding sequence ATGGCAGGAGCGGTCGGTCCGTCGAGCAATGCGCTGCTCCGCCGCCACAACCTCGCCGCGATCGCGACCCTGGTGCACCGCAACGGCCCCACCAGCCGCGCCGATCTCGGCCGTCTCACCGGCCTCAACCGCTCCGCCGTCGCGAACCTCGTCGGCGAGCTGACCGAGCTCGGCTGGGTCGAGGAGGAGACGACCGCCCCCGACGGCCGCATCGGCCGCCCGAGCGCCACCGTCGTCCCCGGCCGCGCCTTCGCGGTCGTCGGGGTGCACCTCGACACCGACGCGATCATCGTCGGACTCGTGGGCCTGAACGGCGACCTGCTGCGCCGCGTGCGCTTCGACACACCGAAGCCCGCGTCGCCCGACACCGTCGTGCGCGTGGTCACGGGCATCGTCGAGGGCTTCCGGGCCGAGCGCGAGTCGCACCGCATCCTCCTCGGCGCCGGCGTCGCCGTCCCCGGGCTGGTCCAGGCCGACTCCGGCTTCGTCCACCTCGCTCCCCACCTCGGCTGGCGCAACGTCGATCTCTCCTCGAAGCTGGCGCGGGCGCTCGATCTGCCGGTCTCGGTCGGCAACGACGCGAGCCTCGGCGCGATCGGCGAGTCGCTCTTCGGAGCCGCGCGCGGAGTCGCCGACGTCGTCTACGTCACCGGCGGAGCGGGCGGCATCGGCGGAGGCGTCATCATCGGCGGGATCCCGCTGCAGGGCTCCTCGGGGTTCGCCGCCGAGCTCGGCCACACCCTCGTCGCCGCCGGCGGCCGTCGCTGCAGCTGCGGTCGGCACGGCTGCCTCGAGGCCGAGGTGCGGATGCGCTCGCTCCTCGACGTGCTCGGTGCGCGGGTCCTCGACCAGGACGAGCTCGACATCGCCCTCGGCACTTCGCGCGATCCGGCCGTGCTCGCCGAGGTCGCCCGCCAGGTCGACCTGCTGTCGGAGGGTCTCTCGACCTACATCAACCTCTTCAACCCGACCGCCGTCGTCCTCGGCGGCTTCCTCGGCTCGCTGCTCACCGTGGACCGCGAGCGCCTCGCCGCCCGCGTCTCGGCGCGGGCCCTCAGCGACCTCGCCCGCGGCGTGCGGATCGAGCGGGCGGCGCTCCGCTCGAGGCTGGAGCTGGTCGGCGCCGCGGAGCTACCCTGGCGGCGTGCGCTCGCGGATCCCGCCGCGGCCGCCGGAGACTCCGACCCGCCCCCCGACGCGATCGCGTCCGTCGACGCCCTCGGCGCCTCCGCCTGA
- the mmsB gene encoding multiple monosaccharide ABC transporter permease produces the protein MSATTTTAPAGTPASTPSTPPKRARRLNINLRQYGILAALAIIILLFQILTNGRLLLPGNVNNLIQQNAYVLILAIGMVMVIIAGHIDLSVGSVVAMVGAISAIAMNNWGLPWWAAVVVALVTGALVGAWQGFWVAFVGIPAFIVTLAGMLIFRGFTLVLLTGGTINGLPTEFTAIGAGWLPGVLGGIAGRDALTLVLGLLVCVALVVQQVRTRATLRRLELPREPIASFWVKAVVAVVAIMALAWLLAGYSGTPIILIVLAVLILAYSFVLGRTVFGRHIYAMGGNLFAAMMSGVKTKWVNFFIFVNMGALAGVAGIVSTARAGGAVASAGQNYELDAIAAVFIGGAAVQGGVGTVVGAVIGGLVMGVLNMGLSILSVDAAWQMAIKGFVLLLAVAFDIFNKRRAGGR, from the coding sequence ATGAGCGCCACGACCACCACAGCGCCGGCCGGCACGCCGGCGAGCACCCCGTCGACGCCGCCGAAGCGCGCCCGCCGACTCAACATCAACCTCCGGCAGTACGGCATCCTCGCCGCGCTCGCCATCATCATCCTGCTGTTCCAGATCCTGACGAACGGCCGCCTCCTGCTGCCGGGCAACGTCAACAACCTGATCCAGCAGAACGCGTACGTGCTGATCCTCGCCATCGGCATGGTGATGGTGATCATCGCGGGCCACATCGACCTCTCGGTCGGCTCGGTCGTCGCGATGGTCGGCGCGATTTCGGCGATCGCGATGAACAACTGGGGCCTGCCCTGGTGGGCCGCGGTCGTCGTCGCCCTGGTGACCGGCGCTCTCGTCGGCGCGTGGCAGGGCTTCTGGGTCGCCTTCGTCGGCATACCGGCGTTCATCGTGACCCTCGCGGGCATGCTGATCTTCCGCGGATTCACCCTGGTGCTGCTCACCGGCGGCACCATCAACGGCCTCCCGACCGAGTTCACCGCCATCGGCGCGGGCTGGCTGCCCGGCGTCCTCGGCGGCATCGCCGGCCGCGACGCGCTCACCCTCGTGCTCGGGCTCCTCGTCTGCGTCGCGCTCGTGGTGCAGCAGGTGCGCACGCGCGCCACCCTCCGCCGTCTCGAGCTCCCGCGCGAGCCGATCGCCTCCTTCTGGGTGAAGGCGGTCGTGGCGGTCGTCGCGATCATGGCCCTCGCCTGGCTGCTCGCGGGCTACAGCGGCACTCCGATCATCCTGATCGTGCTCGCCGTGCTGATCCTCGCCTACAGCTTCGTGCTCGGCCGCACGGTCTTCGGGCGCCACATCTACGCGATGGGCGGCAACCTGTTCGCCGCGATGATGTCGGGCGTGAAGACGAAGTGGGTCAACTTCTTCATCTTCGTCAACATGGGCGCCCTGGCCGGAGTCGCGGGCATCGTCAGCACCGCCCGTGCCGGCGGTGCGGTCGCCTCGGCCGGTCAGAACTACGAGCTCGACGCGATCGCGGCGGTCTTCATCGGAGGCGCGGCCGTGCAGGGAGGCGTCGGCACGGTCGTCGGCGCCGTCATCGGCGGTCTCGTGATGGGCGTGCTCAACATGGGCCTGTCGATCCTGTCGGTCGACGCGGCCTGGCAGATGGCGATCAAGGGCTTCGTGCTGCTGCTCGCCGTCGCGTTCGACATCTTCAACAAGCGCCGGGCCGGCGGGCGCTAG
- the mmsA gene encoding multiple monosaccharide ABC transporter ATP-binding protein encodes MRDIVKEFGGGVRALDGVSLSVQPGEVHAICGENGAGKSTLMKVLSGVYPVGSFEGSIEFEGHPAQYRSINDSEADGIVIIHQELALSPYLSIAENIFLGNEKSRRGVIDWNATNAEAAKLLARVGLAESPATKILELGVGKQQLVEIAKALAKEVKLLILDEPTAALNDEDSDHLLSLIDQLRQQGITCIIISHKLKEIRAIADTVTIIRDGRTIESFAMAGEDASESRIIRAMVGRDLNSMFPPRDPQIGDEKLRVEHWTVHHPVDINRVVVEDASFTVRAGEIVGFAGLMGAGRTELAMSIFGRSYGTGISGRVFKDGTEIQTRTVDEAIRNGLAYATEDRKRYGLNLIGDITVNVSAAALSRLARLGVIDKHREYKVADSYRSKMNIKAPSVSAVTGKLSGGNQQKVVLSKWIFSGPDVLILDEPTRGIDVGAKYEIYGIINELAAQGKAVVVISSELPELIGLADRIYTISEGRITGEIDRADATQEHLMHYMTAGRDQAR; translated from the coding sequence ATGCGCGACATCGTCAAGGAGTTCGGCGGCGGTGTCCGCGCCCTCGACGGCGTCTCGCTGTCGGTCCAGCCCGGCGAGGTCCACGCCATCTGCGGCGAGAACGGCGCCGGCAAGTCGACGCTCATGAAGGTGCTGTCGGGCGTCTACCCCGTCGGCAGCTTCGAGGGATCGATCGAGTTCGAAGGGCATCCCGCCCAGTACCGCTCGATCAACGACAGCGAGGCCGACGGCATCGTCATCATCCACCAGGAGCTCGCGCTCAGCCCCTACCTCTCGATCGCCGAGAACATCTTCCTCGGCAACGAGAAGTCCAGGCGCGGAGTCATCGACTGGAACGCCACGAACGCGGAGGCGGCGAAGCTGCTCGCCCGCGTCGGCCTGGCCGAGAGCCCCGCGACCAAGATCCTCGAGCTCGGCGTCGGCAAGCAGCAGCTCGTCGAGATCGCCAAGGCCCTCGCGAAGGAGGTCAAGCTCCTCATCCTCGACGAGCCGACGGCCGCTCTCAACGACGAGGACAGCGACCACCTGCTCAGCCTCATCGACCAGCTGCGCCAGCAGGGCATCACCTGCATCATCATCAGCCACAAGCTGAAGGAGATCCGCGCGATCGCCGACACAGTCACGATCATCCGCGACGGCCGAACGATCGAGAGCTTCGCGATGGCCGGAGAGGACGCCTCCGAGAGCCGCATCATCCGCGCGATGGTCGGCCGCGACCTCAACAGCATGTTCCCGCCGCGCGATCCGCAGATCGGCGACGAGAAGCTGCGCGTCGAGCACTGGACGGTCCACCACCCGGTCGACATCAACCGCGTCGTCGTCGAGGACGCCTCCTTCACCGTGCGCGCCGGCGAGATCGTCGGCTTCGCCGGGCTGATGGGCGCCGGGCGCACCGAGCTCGCGATGAGCATCTTCGGGAGGAGCTACGGCACCGGCATCTCGGGTCGCGTCTTCAAGGACGGCACGGAGATCCAGACCCGCACCGTCGACGAGGCGATCCGCAACGGTCTCGCGTACGCGACCGAGGACCGCAAGCGCTACGGCCTCAACCTCATCGGCGACATCACCGTCAACGTGTCGGCCGCCGCCCTGTCGCGGCTCGCCCGCCTCGGCGTGATCGACAAGCACCGCGAGTACAAGGTCGCGGACTCGTACCGCTCCAAGATGAACATCAAGGCCCCGAGCGTCTCGGCCGTCACCGGCAAGCTCTCGGGCGGCAACCAGCAGAAGGTCGTCCTCTCGAAGTGGATCTTCTCGGGTCCCGACGTGCTGATCCTCGACGAGCCCACCCGCGGCATCGACGTGGGAGCCAAGTACGAGATCTACGGGATCATCAACGAGCTCGCGGCCCAGGGCAAGGCGGTCGTCGTCATCTCGTCCGAGCTGCCCGAGCTGATCGGGCTCGCCGACCGCATCTACACCATCTCCGAGGGGCGGATCACGGGCGAGATCGACCGTGCCGACGCCACCCAGGAGCACCTCATGCACTACATGACCGCCGGAAGGGACCAGGCCCGATGA
- the chvE gene encoding multiple monosaccharide ABC transporter substrate-binding protein, whose product MHSMKFSRSITTLAAAGIISLGLAACSASPANSGGAGGESATGDCNVGISMPTRSLERWINDGEGLQSKLEDDGCTVDLQYADNKTDQQISQIQNQIAGGSKILVIAAIDGEALAPVLAEAKKQNATVIAYDRLINGTPDVDYYATFDNYKVGQLQGQYIEETLDLANAAGPFNLEPFAGSPDDNNAKFFFSGAWDVLQPYIESGKLVVPSGKSPASDDDWASIGIQGWASDKAQSEMDNRLSSFYTGDQKVDVVLSPNDSLAIGIEASLKSAGYTPGADYPVITGQDADKANVKAILADEQSMTVWKDTRTLGDRVFQMVQSIVAGEEPEVNDTETYDNGEKVVPSYLLEPQVVTKDDVQSVLIDSDFLKASDVGL is encoded by the coding sequence ATGCACTCCATGAAGTTCTCCCGCAGCATCACGACGCTGGCCGCCGCCGGCATCATCTCCCTCGGTCTCGCCGCCTGTTCGGCGAGCCCCGCCAACTCCGGCGGCGCCGGAGGCGAGAGCGCCACCGGCGACTGCAACGTCGGCATCTCGATGCCCACCCGCAGCCTCGAGCGCTGGATCAACGACGGCGAAGGCCTCCAGTCGAAGCTCGAGGACGACGGCTGCACCGTCGACCTCCAGTACGCCGACAACAAGACCGACCAGCAGATCTCGCAGATCCAGAACCAGATCGCCGGAGGCTCCAAGATCCTCGTGATCGCGGCCATCGACGGCGAGGCGCTCGCCCCGGTCCTCGCGGAGGCGAAGAAGCAGAACGCCACCGTCATCGCCTACGACCGCCTCATCAACGGCACCCCCGACGTCGACTACTACGCGACCTTCGACAACTACAAGGTCGGCCAGCTCCAGGGCCAGTACATCGAGGAGACCCTCGACCTCGCCAACGCCGCAGGGCCGTTCAACCTCGAGCCCTTCGCCGGCAGCCCCGACGACAACAACGCCAAGTTCTTCTTCTCGGGAGCCTGGGACGTCCTCCAGCCCTACATCGAGAGCGGCAAGCTCGTCGTCCCCTCGGGCAAGTCGCCCGCCTCCGACGACGACTGGGCCTCGATCGGCATCCAGGGCTGGGCCTCGGACAAGGCGCAGTCCGAGATGGACAACCGCCTCTCCTCCTTCTACACCGGAGACCAGAAGGTCGACGTCGTGCTCTCGCCCAACGACAGCCTGGCCATCGGCATCGAGGCGTCGCTGAAGTCGGCCGGCTACACCCCCGGCGCCGACTACCCGGTGATCACCGGTCAGGACGCCGACAAGGCGAACGTCAAGGCGATCCTCGCCGACGAGCAGTCGATGACCGTCTGGAAGGACACCCGCACCCTCGGTGACCGCGTGTTCCAGATGGTGCAGTCGATCGTCGCGGGCGAGGAGCCCGAGGTGAACGACACCGAGACGTACGACAACGGCGAGAAGGTCGTCCCGTCCTACCTCCTCGAGCCGCAGGTCGTCACCAAGGACGACGTGCAGTCGGTCCTGATCGACTCCGACTTCCTCAAGGCGAGCGACGTCGGCCTCTGA